The Campylobacter lari genomic sequence CATAGGCGTGATTGATTTTATCAATATTACTAAACTTTCTTGTGAATTTGGGCTTTATGGCATAAAAAAAGGTGTAGGTGAGCTTTTAATGCAAGAAGTTAAAAACTATGCTTTCAATGTTTTAAAAGTTCAAACTTTAAACGCATGTGTTTTCAAAGAAAATACAAAAGCTTTGAATTTATATTTAAAACATGGTTTTAAGATTGTTAAGACAAAAAAAGAATTATTTTATCTTGATAATGACATAAAAACAAAAAAACACTTTTTTATCATAGGAGGAGGGAGTCTTCAAGCAGATTTTTTGTATGAAGTAAAAAAATACTTCATAACACATGTATTTGACTATGATAATAAATGTTTTTTAAAAAAAGAAGCTGATATATTTCATCTTATAAGCATTCATGAGAAAGAAAAAATTTTACAATTAGCTAAGCAATATAATATTGTAGGTATAGGTACAACAGCTACAGAATTAGGAAATATAACATCTTGTTATGTAGGTGAACATTTAAATTTGGGACTAAATTCTTATGAAGTTGCTCTTAATACCACCGACAAATCAAGAATGAAGGATATTTTTAAAAAATATCACATTCCCACAGCTAGATATGAAAAAATATACAATATAAATGAGTTAAAAAATATAAAAATGAATTTTCCTTTAGTTGTAAAACCTAGTGATAGAAGTGCAGGTAGAGGTGTGGTGAAAGTATATGATATACAGCAACTTACAAAAGCATACTTAAATGCAAAAGAAATTTCTTACAATAAAATCGTTTTAGTCGAAGAAGTGATAGAAGGTTTGCAATATAGCGTAGAAACAATTACTTCAAATGGAAAACATCAAATTCTAGCTATCACAGAAGAATATCTACGAGATGATGAAAATAAAGATGATTTTTTAGAAACTCAACATCTTGTTCCCGCTAGACTTTCAAAAGAGAATGAAAAAATTATAAAAA encodes the following:
- a CDS encoding ATP-grasp domain-containing protein; the protein is MKTKKHFFIIGGGSLQADFLYEVKKYFITHVFDYDNKCFLKKEADIFHLISIHEKEKILQLAKQYNIVGIGTTATELGNITSCYVGEHLNLGLNSYEVALNTTDKSRMKDIFKKYHIPTARYEKIYNINELKNIKMNFPLVVKPSDRSAGRGVVKVYDIQQLTKAYLNAKEISYNKIVLVEEVIEGLQYSVETITSNGKHQILAITEEYLRDDENKDDFLETQHLVPARLSKENEKIIKKIILKTLKAFGIKYGACHIELKINNNNVKIIEIASRAGGWRNVLIEHSIGLNYNTLILQSILKKKLQNYKIDEQHYCLVKMIFTKQDFEFYQFLKKNKPNMIVKDHVLINKSTEFNYSSSLLDSKGYYYIKIPKNENPDKYINAIF